CGCGGCCGGCCCGCGCACCTCGGCGCGCGCGGGGCCGGTCGTCGCCTGCGTGGACGTGCCCGATGGAGCGCGGAACGCGGTGGAGGCGCCCGCGCGCGGCGGCACTTCGCGCGAGGCACCGCGCTCGCGAACGCGCCGTGCGGGCTCGGGCGAGACGCTCCGCTCCGAACGGCGCCGGATTCTATGGGGGCGCGCCGGCGACTTCCAGCACCGCGCGCACGCGCGGGCCGGGCGGACGCGAGCGGCCCGTCCGCCGTGGTAGAAGGTGCGCGTCGCGCCCGCCGCGGGCGGGCGCTTCCGACGAGGCACGAGGAGACGCGAGCGATGAAGGTCGATCACGGGATGTGGGGCGAGCTCGCGTCCGTGCCCGAGCAGGCGCGGCGCATCGAGGCCGAGGGCTTCGACGCGGCGGTCTCGACGGAGGTCTCCACGAACCCGTTCCTGCCGATGGCGCTCGCCGCCGAGCACACCCGCCGCATCGACGTGATGACGTCGATCGCCGTCGCGTTCGCGCGCACGCCGATGACGGTCGCGCAGGTGGCGCACGACCTGAACGCGTACTCGCAGGGCCGCTTCGTGCTCGGGCTCGGCTCGCAGATCCGCCCGCACATCGAGAAGCGCTTCGCGATGCCGTGGTCGAAGCCCGCGTCGCGCATGCGCGAGTTCATCCGCGCGCTGCACGCCATCTGGGACTGCTGGTACGACGGCGCGAAGCTCGACTTCCGCGGCGAGTTCTACCAGCACACGCTGATGACGCCGAACTTCTGCCCCGCGAACACGCAGCACGGGCGGCCGCGCGTCTTCCTGGCCGCCGTCGGCCCCGTGATGACCGAGGTCGCCGGCGAGGTGGCGGACGGGCTCATCGCGCACGGCTTCACGACCGACCGCTACATGCGCGAGGTGACGCTCCCCGCGCTCGAGCGCGGGCTCGCGAAGGCCGGGCGCTCGCGGAGCGACTTCGAGATCGTCTGCCCGGTGTTCTCCGTCGTCGGCGCGAACGACGAGGCCGTCGAAGGGCGCCTCGCCGCGACGAAGCGGCAGATCTCGTTCTACGGCTCGACGCCCGCCTATCGACCGGTGCTCGACCTGCACGGCTGGGGCGACCTGCAGACCGAGCTCAACCGGATGTCGAAGGCGGGGAAGTGGGCCGAGATGGGCGAGCTCGTCGGCGACGACGTCGTCGAGGCCTTCGCCGTCGTCGCGCGCCCCGAACGCTATGCGGACGAGGTGCTGCGCCGCTTCGGGGACATGGTCGACCGCCTCGTCTGGAACGACCAGAGCTGGGAGCCCGGCCAGCGCACCGAGCAGCTCGCGAAGCTGCGCGCGGGAGGAGGAGTGCGATGAGCGACGTGAACCGGCAGTGGCGCCTCGCGAAGCGCCCCGACGGGATGGTGAGCGAGGACTGCTTCGAGCTCGCGACCGCGCCCGTCCCCGAGCCCGGCGAAGGCGAGGTCGTCGTGCGCAACGTCTACCTCGCGTTCGAGCCGGCCATGCGCGGCTGGATCGAGGACGTGAAGAGCTACCTGCCCCCGGTCGCGATCGGCGAGGTGATGCGCGCGAGCGCGGCCGGCGTCGTCGTCGCCTCGAAGGCACCGGGCTACGCCGTCGGCGACCGCGTCTCGGGCCTCTTCGGCTGGCAGGACTACGCGTGCGTGCGTCCCGGCGGCCTGCAGACGCCGACGCCCGTGCCGAAGGGCGTGGCGCTCACCGACCCGCTCTCGCGCCTCGGCATGACGAGCGTGACGGCCTGGTTCGGGCTCTTCGACGTCGGCCGCCCGCAGCCCGGCGAGACCGTCGTCGTGACGGGCGCGGCCGGCGCCACCGGCAGCGTCGCCGCGCAGCTCGCGCGCCTGCACGGCTGTCGCGTCGTCGGCGTCGCGGGCGGCGCCGAGAAGTGCGCGTGGCTGCGCGACGAGGCGAAGCTCGACGGCGTCGTCGACTACAAGAGCGAGGACGTGCTCGCGCGCCTCGGCGAGCTCTGCCCCGACGGCATCGACGTCGCGTTCGACAACGTCGGCGGCGAGCAGCTCGACGCCATCCTCTACCACGTCGCCGAGCGCGGCCGCATCGTGCTGTGCGGCGCGATCTCCGCGTACAACGACGCCGAGCCGCGCCCGCAGCTGCGCTTCGTCGGCAACATGATCAAGCGGCGCGTGCGGATGGAGGGCTTCATCGTGCTCGACTTCCTCGCGCGCGCGGGCGAGGCGATGGCCGGCCTCGCGAAGCACGTCGCGGCGGGCGACATCGCGTATCGCGTCGACGTGCAGGAGGGCATGGAGAACGTGCCGCGCACGTTCCTGCGCCTGTTCACGGGGGCGAACCAGGGCAAGCAGCTCTGCCGCATCGCGGACGAGCCCGCGGCCTAGCCTGCCGCGTCCGCCGCCCCCGCGGCGCGGCGGCGCACGAGCGCGAACAGCGACGGCACGAAGAAGAGCGCGACCACCGTCGCGCCGAGCACGCCGCCCGCGATCGCGACCGCCATCGGCGGCCAGAACCGCCCGCCGAACGCGATCAGCGGCAGGAAGCCGCCGACGGTCGTGAAGGTCGTCGCGAGCACGTGGCGCGTCGCGTCGAGCACGACGTCGGCCGTCTGTGCCGGGTCGCCGCGCGCGGCGCGCGGGTCGATCCGCAGTCCCGTCAGCACGACGATCGCGTCGTTGATCGCGAGCCCCGCGAGCCCCATCGTGCCGACGATCGCGACGAACCCGAACGGGTACCCGGACGCCCACACCGAGAGCAGCGCGAGCCCGATGCTCAGGAACGCGACCGCGAAGATGATCGAGGCGAGCCGGAACGAGTCGAACGTCAGCACGATCGCGCCGGCCATGATCACGAACAGCGGCAG
This genomic interval from Myxococcota bacterium contains the following:
- a CDS encoding NADP-dependent oxidoreductase, which gives rise to MSDVNRQWRLAKRPDGMVSEDCFELATAPVPEPGEGEVVVRNVYLAFEPAMRGWIEDVKSYLPPVAIGEVMRASAAGVVVASKAPGYAVGDRVSGLFGWQDYACVRPGGLQTPTPVPKGVALTDPLSRLGMTSVTAWFGLFDVGRPQPGETVVVTGAAGATGSVAAQLARLHGCRVVGVAGGAEKCAWLRDEAKLDGVVDYKSEDVLARLGELCPDGIDVAFDNVGGEQLDAILYHVAERGRIVLCGAISAYNDAEPRPQLRFVGNMIKRRVRMEGFIVLDFLARAGEAMAGLAKHVAAGDIAYRVDVQEGMENVPRTFLRLFTGANQGKQLCRIADEPAA
- a CDS encoding TIGR03617 family F420-dependent LLM class oxidoreductase yields the protein MKVDHGMWGELASVPEQARRIEAEGFDAAVSTEVSTNPFLPMALAAEHTRRIDVMTSIAVAFARTPMTVAQVAHDLNAYSQGRFVLGLGSQIRPHIEKRFAMPWSKPASRMREFIRALHAIWDCWYDGAKLDFRGEFYQHTLMTPNFCPANTQHGRPRVFLAAVGPVMTEVAGEVADGLIAHGFTTDRYMREVTLPALERGLAKAGRSRSDFEIVCPVFSVVGANDEAVEGRLAATKRQISFYGSTPAYRPVLDLHGWGDLQTELNRMSKAGKWAEMGELVGDDVVEAFAVVARPERYADEVLRRFGDMVDRLVWNDQSWEPGQRTEQLAKLRAGGGVR